The following nucleotide sequence is from Streptomyces sp. NBC_00237.
AAGCCCGAGAACGGCAAGCTCCGCTCCGCGACGGCCCCCATGCTGGTCGTCGTCGCCGCGGCCCTCGGCTCCACCCTCCTGTACGCGGGAGTGGGCGCCCTCGTCGGCGACACCGCCGCCCGCCACGTGGGCCTCGGCGGACTGCTGTTCACCGCGGCCCTGTACGACCTGCTCCTCGCACCCTTCGTCGTCCCCGGCATCATGGCGCTCGCCCGCCGCGCCGAGAACGACCCCCTCTCCGAATCCTCCTCCTCCGACGTCTCCTCCGGCTGGCTCGCGGGAGGCACCGGACTGCGCATCGGCGAGCAGAAGGGCGGCCTGCGGCTGCGCGCCGCCCGCAACCGAGCCCAGCGCGCCGGACGCATCAAGGGAGTGAAGCGCCTGTGAGCAACATCCCCGAGACCGGCAGGACCCCCCGCGTCACCATCCGGCTGATCGTCCTCCAGATCCTCGTCTTCTCCCTCCTGCTGACCCTCGGCGGACGCCTCTGGTACCTCCAGATCCGCAACGGCCAGGAGTACACCGACGAGGCGAAGAACAACCACGTCCAGCAAGTCGTCCAGCCCGCCGTGCGAGGCTCCATCCTCGACGCCCGCGGCGTCCCGCTCGCCGACAACGAGACCAAGCTCGTCGTCTCCGCGTCCCGCACCGAGCTGATGAAGATGAAGGACGACGGCAAAGCCGTCCTCACCCGGCTCGCCGACGTCCTCGACATGAAGGCCAAGGACGTCACCGACAAGGTGCGCCTCTGCGACTCCAAGACCCCCCAACCCTGCTGGAACGGCTCGCCCTACCAGCCGATCCCGGTCACCAACAAGGCCACCACCCAGCAGGCCCTCCAGATCCGTGAACGCGCCGAGGACTTCCCCGGCATCACCGCCGAACCCACCGCCGTGCGCCGCTACGCCGCCCCCGGCAAGGCGAACACCGCGCAGGTGCTCGGCTACCTGTCGCCCGTCACCGACGCCGAGATCGAGAAGGCCAAGGACAGCGACTCCCCGTACCTCCGCTCCGACCAGGTCGGGCGCTCCGGCCTGGAGCGCACGTACGACAAGGAACTGCGCGGCAAGGCGGGCGTCACCCGCTACGAGGTCGACAACCTGGGCCGCGTCATCGGCCGCGCCAAGGCCGACAAGGCGGAGCCCGGTGCGAACGTCGTCACCAGCATCGACGCCCGCGTCCAGGCCGTCGCCGAGTACGAGCTCCTCGACGCGATGAAGGAAGCCCGCAAGGGCTTCGACAAGAACACCAACACCAACTACAAGGCCGACGCGGGCGCCG
It contains:
- the mreD gene encoding rod shape-determining protein MreD; this encodes MRFNRILLSATLVVVALVVQVTVLARLQLPGAVPDLTLLVVLGLAFVYGHVSGALIGFFAGLLADLAPPADHAAGRYALVLCVIGYLAGLVKPENGKLRSATAPMLVVVAAALGSTLLYAGVGALVGDTAARHVGLGGLLFTAALYDLLLAPFVVPGIMALARRAENDPLSESSSSDVSSGWLAGGTGLRIGEQKGGLRLRAARNRAQRAGRIKGVKRL